From Calothrix sp. PCC 6303, a single genomic window includes:
- a CDS encoding OB-fold nucleic acid binding domain-containing protein: protein MVKIIARTSLGTANVYDIGVERDHNFTIRGGLVAANCFNKSHSTAYGYVTYQTAYLKANYPLEYMAALLTSNSGDTDKVQRYISSSITMGIPIDPPDINRSGLDFTPANEHILFGFSAIKGLGQNAIASIIEARETGDKFQALADFCDRVDLRAVSRKTIESLIYCGAFDTISSNRHQLIKDLEFVYDWAQSRAKDRATGQGNLFDLLSGSGFSGNSSKTNSNTAFESAPRAKPVPDLPPQEKLHKEKELLGFYVSDHPLKSIRQTAGILAPINLSQVSEQKEDAAICVVIMLNNVIKRVTQKGDAMAILQIEDLTSQSEAVVFPKTYERISSILQVDARLILWAKIKRRDDQNQIIVDHVEAVETVQMIMVELTPYQASTIEEQNRLRDVLKEQVGEKDKAKVPVIGIVQAGGFRQLVRFGRQFWVQDSMNAVMALQNAQFSARIQPLTN, encoded by the coding sequence ATGGTCAAAATAATTGCGAGAACATCCCTTGGCACAGCGAATGTCTATGATATTGGGGTGGAACGTGACCATAATTTTACTATTCGTGGTGGTTTGGTGGCTGCCAATTGCTTCAACAAATCCCACTCTACTGCCTATGGTTATGTGACCTATCAAACTGCGTATTTAAAGGCAAATTATCCTTTAGAATACATGGCAGCTTTGCTGACATCCAATAGTGGGGATACTGACAAGGTACAGAGATATATCTCCAGTTCCATCACTATGGGTATTCCCATTGATCCACCTGATATTAACCGTTCTGGATTAGATTTTACCCCAGCAAACGAGCATATTTTATTTGGGTTTTCGGCAATTAAAGGTTTGGGACAAAATGCGATCGCATCTATTATTGAAGCTAGGGAAACAGGTGACAAATTTCAGGCTCTGGCTGATTTTTGCGATCGCGTAGATTTACGAGCAGTTAGCCGCAAAACCATTGAATCCCTGATCTACTGCGGAGCCTTCGACACAATCAGCAGTAACCGCCATCAATTAATTAAAGACCTCGAATTCGTCTACGACTGGGCACAATCCCGCGCCAAAGACCGCGCAACCGGGCAAGGAAACTTATTTGATCTACTTTCAGGAAGTGGATTTTCTGGCAATTCGAGTAAAACCAACTCCAATACCGCTTTTGAATCCGCACCTAGGGCAAAACCCGTTCCCGATTTACCTCCCCAAGAAAAACTTCACAAAGAAAAAGAATTACTCGGCTTTTACGTCTCGGATCACCCCCTCAAATCTATTCGTCAAACTGCGGGAATCCTGGCACCCATCAACCTTTCCCAAGTTAGTGAGCAAAAAGAGGATGCAGCAATATGTGTTGTAATTATGCTCAATAACGTGATCAAACGAGTCACCCAAAAAGGTGATGCGATGGCAATTTTACAAATAGAGGATCTCACATCCCAATCGGAAGCAGTAGTTTTCCCCAAAACCTACGAACGTATTAGTTCTATCCTCCAAGTTGATGCTAGATTAATCCTCTGGGCAAAAATTAAACGTCGTGATGATCAAAATCAAATCATCGTCGATCATGTTGAAGCGGTAGAAACTGTACAAATGATCATGGTGGAACTTACACCTTATCAAGCAAGCACCATTGAAGAACAAAATCGTTTGCGAGATGTCCTCAAAGAACAAGTCGGAGAAAAAGATAAAGCCAAAGTTCCTGTAATTGGCATTGTGCAAGCAGGTGGTTTCCGTCAACTTGTGCGCTTTGGCAGACAATTTTGGGTACAGGATTCGATGAATGCTGTGATGGCTTTACAGAATGCTCAATTTTCTGCTCGGATTCAACCTTTGACAAATTAA
- the purB gene encoding adenylosuccinate lyase: protein MIERYTLPEMGNLWTDTYKFKTWLQVEIAVCEAQAELGYTPSEAVAEIKAKANFDPQRILEIEAEVRHDVIAFLTNVNEYVGDAGRYIHLGMTSSDVLDTALALQMVASLDLILQRLNDLIEVIRERAHEHRDTVMIGRSHGIHAEPMTFGFKLAGWLAEALRGKERLEIIRKDIAVGKISGAVGTYANIEPRVEALACEKLGLQADAASTQVISRDRHADYVQQLALLASSMERFAVEIRNLQKTDVLEVEEYFSKGQKGSSAMPHKRNPIRSERLTGMARMVRSYAVAALENVALWHERDISHSSVERVMLPDACILTHFMLVEMTQLVKNLLVYPENMERNMNCYGGVVFSQRVMLTLVEKGMRREDAYKIVQENAHTAWNRSDGNFRELISNDVRVKEQLSPTEVADCFDPQHHLQHLGTVYQRLGI from the coding sequence GTGATTGAGCGTTATACTTTACCCGAAATGGGTAATCTTTGGACTGATACCTACAAGTTTAAAACTTGGCTACAAGTAGAAATCGCTGTTTGTGAAGCCCAGGCTGAGTTAGGCTACACTCCCAGTGAAGCTGTAGCAGAGATTAAAGCAAAAGCAAATTTTGACCCGCAACGAATTTTAGAAATTGAGGCAGAAGTTCGCCACGATGTAATTGCTTTCTTGACAAATGTCAATGAATATGTAGGTGATGCTGGGCGTTACATTCACTTAGGAATGACAAGTTCAGATGTTCTGGATACGGCTTTAGCGCTACAGATGGTTGCAAGTTTGGATTTGATTTTGCAGCGTCTTAACGATTTAATTGAGGTGATTCGAGAAAGGGCGCACGAACATCGTGATACTGTGATGATTGGGCGATCGCATGGTATTCACGCTGAACCAATGACGTTTGGTTTTAAGTTAGCTGGCTGGTTAGCTGAAGCTTTACGGGGTAAGGAACGTTTAGAAATCATCCGTAAAGACATCGCAGTTGGTAAAATTTCTGGGGCAGTAGGAACCTACGCCAATATTGAACCCCGTGTAGAAGCCTTAGCTTGTGAGAAATTGGGACTCCAAGCTGACGCAGCATCAACCCAGGTGATTTCACGCGATCGCCATGCTGATTACGTGCAACAATTAGCGTTGCTAGCTTCTTCCATGGAAAGGTTTGCAGTGGAAATTCGCAACCTCCAAAAAACTGATGTCTTGGAAGTCGAAGAGTATTTTTCTAAGGGACAAAAAGGTTCCTCTGCAATGCCCCACAAACGTAATCCCATCCGTTCTGAGCGTTTGACAGGAATGGCAAGAATGGTACGCAGCTATGCGGTGGCAGCTTTGGAAAACGTTGCCCTATGGCACGAACGTGATATTTCCCACAGTTCAGTAGAACGGGTGATGTTACCAGATGCTTGTATTTTAACCCATTTTATGCTGGTAGAAATGACTCAATTAGTTAAAAATCTACTGGTATACCCCGAAAACATGGAACGAAACATGAACTGTTATGGTGGGGTTGTATTCAGTCAGCGGGTAATGCTGACATTGGTTGAAAAAGGAATGCGTCGTGAGGATGCATATAAAATTGTTCAGGAAAATGCCCATACCGCTTGGAATCGTTCTGACGGCAATTTCCGAGAACTAATTAGTAATGATGTTAGGGTGAAAGAACAATTATCACCTACAGAAGTGGCAGATTGTTTCGATCCGCAACACCATCTACAACACTTAGGTACAGTTTATCAACGTTTAGGAATTTAG
- a CDS encoding DUF411 domain-containing protein, whose product MRQKKSPCWQLELYFSNLPRFVAVLVMMAIAILGSFIVNTGMSYADTIAATNITVYHTPECSCCGGWIDHLKTEGFQVQDLSTDNIEAVKQNYKVPDNLTSCHTAIVNGYVIEGHVPASDIQSLLQKRPNIVGLSVPQMPVGTPGMEMGSKKDPFTVLSFSSQDKVEVFRDYPLQTN is encoded by the coding sequence ATGAGACAGAAAAAATCACCTTGTTGGCAATTGGAGCTATATTTTTCCAACTTACCACGCTTTGTTGCGGTCTTAGTCATGATGGCGATCGCAATCTTGGGTAGTTTTATAGTAAATACTGGGATGAGTTATGCAGATACCATCGCAGCAACAAATATCACTGTTTATCATACTCCTGAATGTAGCTGCTGTGGTGGGTGGATAGATCACTTGAAGACGGAGGGTTTTCAAGTCCAAGATTTATCAACAGATAATATTGAGGCTGTAAAACAAAACTACAAAGTGCCAGATAACTTAACATCTTGCCACACCGCAATCGTAAATGGATATGTGATTGAAGGACATGTTCCGGCAAGCGATATTCAAAGTTTACTGCAAAAAAGACCAAATATTGTCGGTTTATCCGTGCCGCAAATGCCTGTAGGTACTCCGGGGATGGAGATGGGAAGCAAAAAAGATCCTTTCACAGTGCTTTCTTTCTCTAGTCAGGATAAAGTCGAGGTGTTTCGTGATTATCCCCTACAGACAAACTAA
- a CDS encoding adenylate/guanylate cyclase domain-containing protein, with product MSKKLPHSSPIRNLTIFYTASLSAVAFLSIMGQLVVQRMLTQQQQNLEIVSLIEKRQTLCQQMIKHTMRMKLEPSRENRQELQQLIMAWKDSGEALNQAAENVEDFSQTQQRVLQQKISTIEPAGVEMREAASQMMQEGIREKRLGFSEPPIDVIKQSPIARLLKEEQTLMKGLDDISQWYNQEVIAGITQLKQMEYGLLGLMLFVLLLEGILVFRPAVMKIQDTLSQLKIALHESKVASQKLAIEKSQSEQLLLNILPQPIAQRLKQSQATSNINADILIADAFNDTTVMFADIVGFTDLSSRIPPQELVNLLNQIFSRFDLLAESYNLEKIKTIGDAYMVVGGLPSPRADHAIAIASMALEMIDAIAQFNLDTGENFQIRIGINSGSVVAGVIGLRKFIYDLWGDTVNIASRMESHGAPGLVHVTKDTYILLKNVFILEKRGLISVKGKGEMETYWLKGKINPA from the coding sequence ATGTCAAAAAAACTTCCTCATTCATCTCCTATTCGTAATTTAACGATTTTTTACACTGCTTCGCTGAGTGCAGTGGCTTTTTTATCGATTATGGGACAATTGGTAGTTCAGCGGATGTTGACACAGCAGCAACAAAACTTAGAAATTGTCAGCTTAATTGAAAAGCGACAAACGCTTTGCCAACAGATGATTAAGCATACAATGCGGATGAAGTTAGAACCTAGTCGAGAGAATCGTCAAGAACTTCAGCAATTGATTATGGCTTGGAAAGATTCAGGTGAAGCTCTAAATCAGGCAGCTGAAAATGTTGAAGATTTTTCCCAAACACAGCAAAGAGTTTTGCAGCAAAAAATCTCCACAATTGAACCTGCGGGAGTGGAAATGAGGGAAGCAGCTAGTCAAATGATGCAGGAAGGAATCCGTGAAAAGCGTTTAGGTTTTAGTGAACCACCAATAGATGTAATTAAACAATCACCCATAGCTAGATTATTAAAGGAAGAACAAACTTTAATGAAAGGCTTAGATGACATTTCCCAATGGTATAACCAAGAGGTGATTGCTGGAATCACTCAACTCAAGCAAATGGAATATGGTTTGCTGGGATTGATGTTATTTGTGCTGTTACTTGAAGGAATATTAGTTTTTCGTCCAGCAGTAATGAAGATTCAAGATACATTAAGTCAGTTAAAGATTGCGCTTCACGAATCAAAAGTTGCATCACAGAAATTAGCAATTGAAAAAAGTCAATCAGAACAACTATTACTAAATATTTTACCCCAGCCCATAGCCCAACGCCTGAAACAAAGCCAAGCTACAAGTAATATAAATGCCGATATTTTGATTGCTGATGCTTTTAATGATACAACTGTGATGTTTGCTGATATTGTGGGTTTTACAGATTTATCAAGTCGGATTCCCCCGCAAGAATTAGTTAATTTACTCAATCAAATATTTTCCCGCTTTGATTTGCTAGCTGAATCTTACAATTTGGAAAAAATCAAAACTATTGGAGATGCATACATGGTTGTGGGAGGTTTACCATCCCCTCGCGCTGATCATGCGATCGCTATTGCTAGTATGGCACTAGAAATGATTGATGCAATAGCCCAATTCAATCTGGATACTGGGGAGAATTTTCAAATTAGGATTGGTATTAATAGTGGCTCAGTAGTGGCTGGTGTCATTGGGTTACGCAAGTTTATTTATGACCTTTGGGGCGATACTGTAAACATTGCTAGCCGCATGGAATCCCACGGTGCCCCTGGGTTAGTTCACGTTACTAAAGATACCTATATTTTGCTTAAGAACGTATTTATACTTGAAAAACGAGGATTGATTTCCGTCAAAGGTAAAGGGGAAATGGAAACCTACTGGTTAAAAGGGAAAATCAACCCGGCTTAA
- a CDS encoding type II toxin-antitoxin system VapC family toxin: protein MKYVYDTNIFIYYLADEPRVDSLFGENFLNLHDILVSPIVRIELLSFSGLSENEKQSIEDLLSQFKSVPLSREIEDQTIHLKQRHKIKLPDAIIAATALNQDAFLVTRNVRDFQEIAGIKIQNPFVN from the coding sequence ATGAAATATGTTTACGACACCAATATTTTTATCTACTATCTTGCTGATGAGCCAAGAGTTGATTCGTTATTTGGAGAAAATTTTCTGAATTTACATGATATTTTGGTGTCACCAATTGTTCGCATAGAATTACTGAGTTTTTCTGGTTTATCAGAAAATGAAAAACAATCTATCGAAGATTTATTATCACAGTTTAAATCTGTTCCACTTTCGAGAGAGATTGAAGATCAAACAATTCACTTAAAGCAACGACATAAAATAAAGCTTCCTGATGCAATTATTGCGGCAACTGCACTAAATCAAGATGCATTTTTAGTTACAAGAAATGTTCGTGATTTTCAAGAAATTGCTGGAATAAAAATTCAAAATCCCTTTGTGAATTAA
- a CDS encoding MFS transporter translates to MSNSASDKLSEQNKKIDLSTKLAFGAGDLGTAITAMIGISFLSPFLTDVAGLSPGLAGRTQLVGKVWDAVNDPMVGVLSDRTLSKWGRRYPWMIWGAVPFGLFFFLNWIVPHFSDNPEFNQIALFWYYTAASILFNAFYTVVNLPYTALTAELTKDYDERTSLNSFRFTFSIGGSILSLVIALIITKFVPEDKALKYLILGAICAIISVLPIYWCVWGTRKRAEAVGNQNPEIEQPVSIPYLQQLKIAFTNIPFLFVIGIYLCSWLAVQLTAGIIPYFVVNLMKLPEIHITLVPLTVQGTAMSMLFVWSNISRRLGKKAVYFMGMSSWLIAQIGLFFIQPGQTGFMYLLCVLAGVGVSCAYLVPWSMLPDIIELDELRTGQRREGIFYSFVVFIQKICLGLAVALMLESLGWAGYLKPVGNIAQIQPDAVLNIIRFFIAPVPAIALFLGLILTYFYPITKEAHAEILAELERRKNRV, encoded by the coding sequence ATGAGCAATTCTGCATCTGATAAATTAAGCGAACAAAATAAAAAAATAGACTTAAGTACAAAGTTGGCTTTTGGTGCAGGGGATTTGGGGACGGCAATTACAGCGATGATTGGAATATCATTTTTGTCACCCTTTTTGACGGATGTCGCGGGTTTAAGTCCTGGTTTGGCTGGGAGAACACAACTAGTTGGTAAAGTATGGGATGCTGTTAATGATCCTATGGTTGGGGTATTAAGCGATCGCACTTTGTCTAAATGGGGTCGTCGCTATCCTTGGATGATTTGGGGTGCGGTTCCTTTTGGCTTATTTTTCTTCCTCAATTGGATTGTCCCTCACTTCAGTGATAATCCTGAGTTTAACCAAATTGCTTTATTTTGGTATTATACAGCGGCTTCAATTCTTTTCAATGCTTTTTACACTGTCGTCAATTTACCCTATACTGCCCTAACTGCCGAACTAACTAAGGATTATGATGAACGCACCAGTTTAAATAGCTTTAGATTTACCTTTTCTATTGGTGGTAGCATTCTTTCTTTAGTTATCGCCCTAATAATTACCAAGTTTGTCCCTGAAGATAAAGCTTTAAAGTATTTAATTTTGGGGGCTATTTGCGCCATTATCTCAGTTTTACCCATCTATTGGTGTGTTTGGGGAACCAGGAAACGCGCTGAGGCAGTGGGAAATCAAAACCCAGAAATCGAGCAACCTGTATCAATTCCCTATTTACAGCAACTAAAAATAGCCTTTACAAATATCCCTTTCCTATTCGTGATTGGCATTTATTTGTGTTCTTGGTTAGCTGTGCAACTAACGGCAGGGATTATACCATATTTCGTTGTTAATTTGATGAAATTACCAGAAATACATATCACCTTAGTGCCGCTAACAGTGCAAGGAACAGCCATGTCGATGTTATTTGTGTGGAGTAACATCAGTCGTCGTCTGGGAAAAAAAGCAGTTTACTTTATGGGGATGAGTTCTTGGTTAATTGCCCAAATTGGGTTATTCTTTATCCAACCTGGTCAAACTGGGTTTATGTACCTGTTATGTGTTTTGGCTGGTGTTGGTGTTTCCTGTGCTTACCTGGTGCCTTGGTCAATGTTACCAGATATCATCGAGTTGGATGAATTGAGAACTGGACAACGTAGAGAAGGGATTTTTTATAGCTTTGTGGTTTTCATCCAAAAGATTTGCCTGGGTTTAGCTGTTGCTTTGATGCTGGAAAGTTTAGGATGGGCAGGATATCTCAAACCAGTGGGGAATATTGCTCAAATTCAACCTGATGCAGTTCTAAATATCATCCGTTTCTTTATCGCGCCCGTTCCTGCGATCGCGTTATTTCTAGGATTGATATTAACCTATTTCTACCCCATCACCAAGGAAGCACATGCAGAGATTCTTGCGGAGTTGGAAAGACGAAAAAACCGGGTTTAG
- a CDS encoding phosphoribosyltransferase — protein sequence MPDLHVSWSDYHHKIEQLAASIYQSGWEFDQILCLARGGLRVGDILSRIYHKPLAILATSSYSGKGKQERGSLIFSQHLTMTTENLGSRILLVDDLVDSGVTLQETIPWLKKYSQSPIEDIRTAVIWYKACSVFQPDYYIDYLTDNPWIHQPFEHYEFTNPADLVTKGIATANIT from the coding sequence ATGCCAGACCTTCACGTTTCTTGGTCAGATTATCACCATAAAATTGAGCAACTCGCTGCTAGTATTTATCAATCTGGCTGGGAATTTGATCAAATCCTCTGTTTAGCACGGGGAGGATTGCGAGTTGGTGATATTTTATCGCGTATTTACCACAAGCCACTGGCAATATTAGCAACATCATCATACAGTGGCAAGGGCAAGCAAGAAAGGGGAAGTTTAATCTTCTCACAGCATCTGACAATGACAACTGAAAACCTGGGTTCCCGCATCCTTTTGGTAGATGACTTGGTGGATTCTGGAGTGACATTACAGGAGACTATTCCCTGGTTAAAGAAATATAGTCAGTCTCCAATTGAGGATATTCGCACTGCGGTAATTTGGTATAAAGCTTGCTCTGTCTTTCAACCTGATTACTATATTGATTATTTGACTGATAATCCCTGGATTCACCAACCATTTGAGCATTATGAGTTTACAAATCCGGCTGATTTGGTGACAAAGGGTATAGCGACAGCAAACATAACTTAA
- a CDS encoding tetratricopeptide repeat protein, with translation MSQDLLARLTEAKSDSERAWIVTQSLLDALPAELSQMIWAAAIPHWFDGNILAALRPEFATQADELYIKIQSLSFVEVFAERGYNIHELTRKLILDHLWEENKEEFLTLSLRLSEYFQNQDTAEAKIEWLYHLAVTDTDGAGNTIDNYFIDLNNSFRYGEIETLANVLLEQVAANRVNSTIKAIVYYRKGQAEAKSYRSQAALSHYESALVLYREVGSRLGEANTLIGIGDVFQFLGRPKEALSHYESALVLYREVGSRLGEANTLVGIGDVLQFLYRLEEALSHYESALVLYREVGSRLGEATALEAISCVLQLLDRTEEALSQRENALALYREVSSRLGEATALEAIGNVLQFLDRPEETLSNYENAITLYDEIDSHLSQVVSQTLQSQWLSAYIKHRLLRLKPNVSEEDVLHYVIVSLIEAVKSGMEVRHPVTWGKLVADRYINKQYKLSRQSIIVKPRMLEFFGNVHRQELSSAFDTDDTEYLQSQIARLKERDRQIIQWRFFDNLSWSEIAVRLSSKTKPVTEQGARQRGKRALDALRSLYTENIES, from the coding sequence ATGAGCCAGGATTTACTGGCAAGGCTAACTGAAGCAAAATCTGACTCTGAACGTGCTTGGATTGTCACACAGAGCCTTTTGGATGCATTACCAGCAGAATTATCGCAGATGATTTGGGCGGCTGCCATCCCCCATTGGTTTGATGGGAATATTTTGGCTGCATTACGTCCAGAATTTGCGACACAAGCTGATGAGCTTTATATTAAGATTCAATCTTTATCTTTTGTGGAGGTGTTTGCCGAGCGTGGATATAATATCCATGAGTTGACTCGCAAGTTGATATTAGATCATCTTTGGGAAGAAAATAAAGAAGAGTTTTTGACTCTTTCGTTGCGGTTAAGTGAGTATTTCCAGAATCAAGATACTGCTGAAGCTAAAATTGAATGGCTTTATCATCTAGCTGTGACTGATACTGATGGTGCTGGGAATACTATTGATAACTATTTTATTGATCTAAATAATTCGTTTAGATATGGAGAAATTGAAACCCTAGCGAATGTTTTGTTAGAACAAGTTGCGGCAAATAGGGTTAATTCTACAATCAAAGCTATTGTTTACTATCGCAAGGGTCAAGCTGAGGCTAAAAGTTATCGTTCTCAAGCTGCACTATCTCATTACGAAAGCGCGCTCGTTTTATACCGCGAAGTTGGCTCTCGTTTGGGTGAAGCTAATACTTTGATAGGTATTGGCGATGTTTTTCAGTTTCTCGGTAGACCTAAAGAAGCACTATCTCATTACGAAAGCGCGCTCGTTTTATACCGCGAAGTTGGTTCTCGTTTGGGTGAAGCTAACACTTTAGTCGGTATTGGTGATGTTCTCCAGTTTCTCTATAGACTTGAAGAGGCACTATCTCATTACGAAAGCGCGCTCGTTTTATACCGCGAAGTTGGTTCTCGTTTGGGTGAAGCTACAGCATTAGAAGCTATTAGTTGTGTTCTCCAGCTTCTCGATAGAACTGAAGAAGCACTATCTCAGCGCGAAAATGCGCTCGCTTTATACCGCGAAGTTAGTTCTCGTTTGGGTGAAGCTACAGCATTAGAAGCTATTGGCAATGTTCTCCAGTTTCTCGATAGACCTGAAGAAACACTATCCAACTACGAAAATGCGATCACACTTTACGATGAAATTGATTCCCATTTGAGTCAAGTAGTTTCGCAAACGCTTCAATCTCAATGGCTTTCTGCTTATATCAAACATCGCCTCCTTAGATTAAAACCAAATGTATCAGAGGAAGATGTTCTTCATTACGTCATTGTGTCTCTGATTGAAGCGGTGAAATCAGGAATGGAAGTCAGGCATCCAGTTACATGGGGTAAGTTAGTTGCTGATCGCTATATTAACAAACAATACAAGCTTTCCCGCCAAAGCATCATAGTAAAGCCCAGGATGTTGGAATTTTTCGGGAATGTTCATCGTCAAGAGCTATCATCAGCATTCGATACAGATGATACAGAATATCTTCAGTCACAAATTGCACGGTTGAAAGAGCGCGATCGCCAAATAATTCAATGGCGCTTCTTCGATAATTTATCATGGAGTGAAATTGCTGTTCGCCTTTCTAGTAAAACAAAACCTGTAACCGAACAAGGTGCTCGCCAAAGGGGAAAACGCGCTCTTGACGCATTACGTTCTCTATATACAGAAAATATAGAAAGTTAA
- the glyS gene encoding glycine--tRNA ligase subunit beta has translation MANFLLEVGTEELPASFVAGAISQWRERIPASLAENSLEAASIQVYGTPRRLAVLITGLPMQQPDKEEEIKGPPAQAAFKDGQPTPAALGFAKKQGVDVASFEVRPTEKGDFIFVKKLTSGRPISEIFTELVPQWIFNLEGKRLMRWGNGDMRFSRPIRWLVTLLDDVVLPIVLENGADVVKSDRISRGHRVLHPANLTIPTATSYVDVLRDGYVVVDAEERTDTITQQVQAAVQSLGGTTEIYPDLLAEVIHLVEYPSAVVGKFEPKFLELPTEVITTVMVTHQRYFPVFKGDNSQELLPNFITVSNGNPAKASIIADGNARVIRARLADGEYFYQKDLEKPLESLLSKLEKVTFQEDLGSVRLKVDRIGENAGLICSQLNLGEVETQQSLRAALLCKADLVSQMVYEFPELQGVMGEKYAAKSGEDTAVAKAIFEHYLPRNADDDLPATLTGQIIALADKLDTLTSIFGLGLIPKGSSDPFALRRAANAIVNITWSGNLAINLLQLLSQISQNFAQAYSKDAATLTNHLKDFFLQRVRTLLQDERKIDYDLVNAVLGENDREYAERALEDLLDVRNRAVYLQQIRNDGTLEKIYETVNRSTRLAAQGNLDTQQLQPTDVVKTVLFQKTSEQTFYDALINLLPQTEAAKRSRDYQQLVTALENAAPTVSSFFDGADSVLVMDANPDIKANRLNLLGLLRNHARVLADFGCIVKNL, from the coding sequence ATGGCAAATTTTTTATTGGAAGTTGGTACAGAAGAACTACCTGCAAGTTTTGTTGCTGGGGCAATTTCTCAGTGGAGAGAGCGGATTCCTGCAAGTTTGGCAGAAAATAGTTTAGAAGCTGCATCTATTCAAGTTTATGGAACTCCAAGACGATTAGCGGTGTTGATTACTGGTTTACCGATGCAACAACCAGATAAGGAGGAGGAAATCAAAGGACCTCCTGCACAAGCTGCTTTTAAAGATGGTCAACCGACACCTGCTGCTTTGGGATTTGCGAAGAAGCAAGGGGTTGATGTGGCTAGCTTTGAGGTGAGGCCTACTGAAAAAGGTGACTTTATTTTTGTTAAAAAGTTAACTTCTGGTCGTCCAATAAGTGAGATATTTACGGAGTTGGTTCCCCAGTGGATATTTAACCTGGAAGGAAAGCGGTTGATGCGCTGGGGTAATGGAGATATGCGGTTTTCCCGTCCGATACGTTGGTTGGTGACACTGTTAGATGATGTGGTGTTACCGATTGTGTTGGAAAATGGGGCAGATGTGGTGAAGAGCGATCGCATATCGCGGGGACACCGGGTTTTACATCCAGCAAATTTGACGATTCCCACGGCAACTAGTTATGTGGATGTTCTCAGGGACGGTTATGTGGTTGTGGATGCGGAAGAACGCACAGATACCATCACCCAACAGGTGCAAGCAGCAGTGCAAAGTTTGGGGGGAACTACGGAAATATATCCTGATTTGTTGGCAGAGGTGATTCATTTGGTGGAATACCCTTCGGCTGTTGTTGGAAAGTTTGAACCGAAGTTTTTGGAGTTGCCCACGGAAGTAATTACTACGGTGATGGTGACACATCAGCGTTATTTTCCGGTATTTAAAGGCGATAATTCTCAGGAATTACTGCCTAATTTTATTACTGTTTCTAATGGGAATCCTGCGAAAGCAAGCATTATTGCGGATGGAAATGCCAGGGTAATCAGAGCAAGATTAGCAGATGGAGAATATTTCTACCAAAAGGATTTAGAAAAACCGCTAGAAAGTCTTTTATCAAAGTTGGAAAAGGTGACTTTCCAAGAAGATTTGGGTTCAGTCAGACTCAAAGTTGATCGGATTGGGGAAAATGCCGGATTGATTTGTAGTCAATTGAATTTAGGGGAAGTGGAAACTCAGCAAAGCTTACGTGCAGCTTTACTTTGCAAAGCTGATTTAGTGAGTCAGATGGTGTATGAATTCCCCGAACTTCAAGGGGTAATGGGGGAAAAATATGCAGCCAAAAGTGGTGAAGATACAGCAGTTGCTAAAGCAATTTTTGAGCATTATCTTCCCAGAAATGCTGATGATGATTTACCTGCAACATTAACGGGTCAAATTATCGCTTTAGCTGATAAGCTGGACACTTTAACTAGTATTTTTGGTTTGGGATTAATTCCTAAAGGTTCTTCAGATCCCTTTGCTTTAAGACGTGCTGCCAATGCCATCGTTAATATTACTTGGTCAGGTAATTTAGCGATTAACTTACTTCAGCTATTATCCCAAATTTCTCAAAACTTTGCCCAAGCATATAGTAAAGATGCAGCAACTTTAACTAATCATCTCAAAGACTTCTTTCTTCAACGTGTTCGCACATTACTCCAAGATGAAAGAAAAATCGATTATGACCTAGTAAACGCCGTTTTAGGCGAAAATGACCGAGAATACGCCGAACGCGCCTTAGAAGATCTCTTAGATGTTCGCAACCGTGCAGTATACTTGCAGCAAATCCGTAACGATGGCACCCTGGAAAAAATCTACGAAACCGTCAACCGTTCCACCAGATTAGCAGCCCAAGGCAACCTAGACACCCAACAACTACAACCAACCGATGTTGTGAAAACTGTACTATTCCAAAAAACATCCGAACAAACATTTTACGATGCCCTAATTAACCTATTACCACAGACCGAAGCCGCCAAGCGATCGCGTGATTACCAACAACTAGTCACAGCATTGGAAAATGCAGCACCAACAGTTAGTAGCTTTTTTGATGGTGCTGATAGTGTCTTGGTAATGGATGCAAATCCTGACATCAAAGCCAACAGACTAAATTTACTCGGTTTACTGCGAAATCATGCCCGTGTTCTCGCTGATTTTGGCTGTATCGTCAAAAATTTGTAG